One Dehalococcoidia bacterium genomic window, TGTCTAACCCCCCTGGCGTATCCATCTCAATGACGCAGGCGGTGGCGCCATGCTCCTCAGCCAGCCCGATTCCGCGGTCAATATAGCCAGCAAGGACAGGGTTTACCGTCCCCTCAACCCTGAGGACATCCACCTGTGGAGTGGCCGCACTAGCTTCCCCGGGTATAAAGAGGATGAGCAACCCGAGCGCTATAAGGAAAAGCCAGAGCTTTCTCATACCGGATGCTACCTTAGATTATCAATTCATTATAGTTGGGTGGTATTCTTTTTACAATCAAGTGTGCTCATCCATTACACTGGTGATACATTATCACTCGTTTATTGAACCCGCCATCACCCCCCTCCGCTTTGCGAGAGTCCGATTTATCGGACGATTTAGGCCGAAGCATCCCCCGATATAATCGGGGTCGGGGAAAGGAATCTAATATTTCCCACCCGCCCTCCCTGATATGTATTTATGGGGGACACCCCCATGCCCCCGCCAGAGGGGAGACCCCTCTGGACACCCCTCCCATCAGGCCACGTTATTGAAGGCGGTAGCATATTATTGTAGAATAACCAAAGCTTTGAAAAAGGTGGTAGGGATGAAAGTGCCAAGATGTAAAGGGATGCGTGATCTGCTTCCCGATGACATGGTGAAGTTTCGGCAGATCGAGGAGGTCTTTCGCCGCTGCTCGATAAAGTGGGGCTATGAGGAGGTGAGAACCCCGATGCTCGAGTATCTCCACCTTTTTACCGCCACCGGGACGCTGACCCCGGGTATGCTTGGCAGAGTGTATTCCTTCCTTGACTGGGATGGCTGGAGTGGCGAAAGGGTGGTACTGCGACCGGAGGGCACTATCCCCACCGCGAGACTATATCTGGAAGACTTCGCTGGTGACGAGATATCCCGGCTTTCCTATGTGGGAAATACCTTTACCTTTGAAGAAACGGGAAGGGAGCAGAGGGAGCGCTGGCAGTGCGGTGTTGAGCTCATCGGAAAAAGCCAGCCCCTCGCTGATGTGGAGCTTGTGCTTCTAGCCTCGGAGGTGCTTGGTAAACTGGGACTCGGTCCCCTGGAGGTAAAGCTATCCCACGCTGGCTTGATCAAGGCGCTCATAGAGGAGCTCGGATTGGGGGCTGCGGAGCAGACCCAGATATTGGACCAGGTGCTGGAGGGTAATATAAAGGCACTGGGTGATATTGAGACCCAGGATGCTGACCTAAAACAGGCGCTAGCCCTTTTAATGGATGTCACCGGGAGCTCTCCCGGCTTTCTGGAGAACGTAAGGACAATCCTTGGAAATGCCCTGCCCAGGTTTGAGCCTAGCCTGAAAGACCTTGCCAGCATTGCCGAGCTACTTGGCGCTATGGATTGCCCCTACCAGATCGATATCGCTTCAGGTAGAGGCTTTGAATACTATACAGGGGTAATATTTCAATTCGATATCTCCAATAAGCGGGTTGGAGGAGGGGGAAGATACGATGACCTGATCTCGCTGGTGGGTGGACCTTCCATTCCAGCATCGGGTTTTGCACTGTA contains:
- a CDS encoding ATP phosphoribosyltransferase regulatory subunit, with product MKVPRCKGMRDLLPDDMVKFRQIEEVFRRCSIKWGYEEVRTPMLEYLHLFTATGTLTPGMLGRVYSFLDWDGWSGERVVLRPEGTIPTARLYLEDFAGDEISRLSYVGNTFTFEETGREQRERWQCGVELIGKSQPLADVELVLLASEVLGKLGLGPLEVKLSHAGLIKALIEELGLGAAEQTQILDQVLEGNIKALGDIETQDADLKQALALLMDVTGSSPGFLENVRTILGNALPRFEPSLKDLASIAELLGAMDCPYQIDIASGRGFEYYTGVIFQFDISNKRVGGGGRYDDLISLVGGPSIPASGFALYIDQLMDLLKLEERPVPGILIQYQEGSMTGLKSCFEVARSLRDSGYIVQLDQGQKAVGDYRWLLTVSGKGLFRLTDQATGEKHELASEAEIRQAMESSG